From Methanocella paludicola SANAE, a single genomic window includes:
- the nrdD gene encoding anaerobic ribonucleoside-triphosphate reductase, with protein MAYYTRSDSTSAPPAPYGGKAREGSIYIIKSDSRIELYDPNKVVVSLIRSGVPYKAAADIADELQYKIYDGMSTRTLRTILINLVDQKNPEAALKYKQAHEMFVRTSKGTLERFDPKFIEDSLIKEADLSREVAGHVSKEVEGKLRKLKVNYLTAPLIREIVTVQLLEEGLEDARSQYTRLGMPVYDVTQLIEHGSRENANLHHNPETIHKFAGDQILREYLLVKILPRHITDAHLRGDIHLHDADYFAIRPNCLQHDLSWFFQNGLRVDGTGNHTSVAAPPKHAMVAALHAAKILASSQTNMAGGQSLDNFNVFMAPFFTGMSYDEVKQVAQAFVYEMNMQYVARGGQVVFSNVNIELTVPPFLRDEPAIGPKGKVVGTYGDFEDELQVFTEALLDVFLDGDARGKPHLFPNTIVKVRDSAFKDPKQQEMLLKVHYLFSKYGTPYILNMLPKWQHGAVNSMGCRTRLSGDWADRQGYTNPRYSTMRTGNIHYNTLNLPRIAIEANGDDNKVFEILDQRLDLIRESLEIKHELIERRLYDNKLLPFLTQKGQSGEDYYQFKDLTHTVGFVGLNEFTKIHIGKGLHESRDAYDFGMDLIKYMRDWAEFRTEMTDWRWTLTQSPAESTSGRFAKLDLREFGDRAIVKGDKEKGNVYYTNSSHLEVDADVPMFERARLEGEFHPVCNGGHITHLFLGEGTPNPEGLMSLTEKLCRNTSMGLFDFTRDLTTCKACATVSGGLQKSCPNCGATGAALEYYSRITGYCQRIGSGESTTGGWNDAKVAELRDRRRYCI; from the coding sequence ATGGCTTATTATACAAGATCCGACAGCACGAGTGCTCCACCTGCGCCCTACGGGGGCAAGGCGCGAGAGGGGAGCATATACATCATCAAGTCCGACAGCAGGATAGAGCTGTACGACCCCAACAAGGTGGTCGTTAGCCTCATACGTTCCGGCGTCCCATACAAGGCGGCCGCCGATATAGCGGACGAGCTCCAGTATAAGATATACGACGGCATGTCCACCCGAACATTGCGTACGATTTTGATCAACCTGGTCGACCAGAAGAACCCGGAGGCCGCGCTCAAGTACAAGCAGGCCCACGAGATGTTCGTGCGTACCTCCAAGGGCACGCTCGAGCGGTTCGACCCGAAATTCATCGAGGACTCCCTCATCAAGGAAGCGGACCTGTCAAGGGAAGTGGCGGGCCACGTCTCCAAGGAGGTCGAGGGCAAGCTTCGAAAGCTCAAGGTGAATTACCTCACCGCGCCTCTTATCCGTGAGATCGTCACCGTGCAGCTGCTCGAGGAGGGCCTGGAGGACGCGCGCTCCCAGTATACGAGGCTGGGCATGCCCGTCTACGACGTGACCCAGCTGATCGAGCACGGGAGCAGGGAGAACGCGAACCTGCACCACAACCCGGAGACGATCCACAAGTTCGCGGGCGACCAGATCCTGAGAGAGTACTTACTGGTCAAGATCCTTCCGCGCCACATCACGGACGCCCACCTGAGGGGCGACATCCACTTACACGACGCGGACTACTTCGCGATACGCCCTAATTGTTTGCAGCACGACCTGTCCTGGTTCTTCCAGAACGGCCTGCGCGTCGACGGCACGGGCAACCACACCTCCGTGGCGGCGCCTCCAAAGCACGCCATGGTCGCGGCGCTCCACGCCGCCAAGATCCTGGCCTCTTCGCAGACCAACATGGCCGGCGGGCAGTCGCTGGATAATTTCAACGTGTTCATGGCCCCGTTCTTCACGGGGATGAGCTACGACGAGGTCAAGCAGGTCGCTCAGGCGTTCGTCTACGAGATGAACATGCAGTACGTGGCCAGGGGCGGCCAGGTGGTCTTCTCGAACGTCAACATCGAATTGACCGTGCCTCCCTTCCTGAGGGACGAGCCGGCCATCGGCCCGAAGGGCAAGGTCGTCGGCACGTACGGCGACTTCGAGGACGAGCTCCAGGTCTTCACCGAGGCGCTCCTCGACGTGTTCCTGGACGGCGACGCCCGGGGCAAGCCGCACCTGTTCCCCAACACCATCGTGAAGGTCAGGGACTCGGCGTTCAAGGACCCGAAGCAGCAGGAGATGCTGCTCAAGGTGCACTACCTCTTCTCCAAGTACGGCACCCCGTACATCCTCAACATGCTGCCGAAGTGGCAGCACGGGGCGGTCAACAGCATGGGCTGCCGCACCCGCCTCAGCGGGGACTGGGCCGACAGGCAGGGCTACACGAACCCTCGCTATAGCACCATGAGGACGGGCAATATCCACTATAACACCCTCAACCTGCCCAGGATCGCCATCGAGGCGAACGGCGACGACAACAAGGTCTTCGAGATACTCGACCAGAGGCTCGACCTCATCAGAGAGTCGCTCGAGATCAAGCACGAGCTCATCGAGAGGCGACTCTACGATAACAAGCTACTGCCGTTCCTCACCCAGAAGGGCCAGAGCGGCGAGGACTACTACCAGTTCAAGGACCTGACGCACACGGTCGGCTTCGTGGGCTTAAATGAGTTCACGAAGATCCACATCGGCAAGGGCCTTCACGAGTCAAGGGACGCCTACGACTTCGGCATGGACCTGATAAAGTACATGCGCGACTGGGCCGAGTTCAGGACCGAGATGACGGACTGGCGCTGGACGCTCACGCAGTCCCCGGCCGAGTCCACTTCCGGAAGGTTCGCGAAGCTCGACCTCCGCGAGTTCGGCGACCGCGCCATCGTCAAGGGCGACAAAGAGAAGGGCAACGTCTACTATACGAACAGCTCCCACCTCGAGGTGGACGCGGACGTGCCGATGTTCGAGAGGGCGAGGCTCGAGGGCGAGTTCCACCCTGTCTGCAACGGCGGCCACATCACGCACCTCTTCCTGGGCGAGGGCACGCCGAACCCCGAAGGCCTCATGAGCCTGACGGAGAAGCTGTGCCGGAACACCAGCATGGGCCTGTTCGACTTTACGCGTGACCTGACGACCTGTAAGGCGTGCGCCACCGTGTCCGGCGGTTTACAAAAATCCTGCCCGAACTGCGGCGCCACGGGCGCTGCGCTCGAGTACTACTCGAGGATCACCGGCTACTGCCAGCGCATCGGGAGCGGCGAGTCGACCACGGGCGGCTGGAACGACGCCAAGGTCGCCGAGCTCCGCGACAGGCGCAGGTACTGCATATAG
- a CDS encoding AAA family ATPase has protein sequence MKVIAFVGMPGAGKTEASNVARDLGIPVVIMGDVLREEVKNRGLAPTDANIGGTANQLRKEEGMDAIAKRCIPKIEAYEGKANAVVVDGIRGIAEVETFKKAFDDNFTLVKIDAPFELRLERLSRRGRSDDMASAEGLRQRDERELSWGMGKAIEAADKEVTNLDPIERFRDEIRSILVKEGIETTVSALVFPTEPEEKVRHAIGNIFPDAKLHLIQQKGYVDRLEGKAGLDRLHELLREQKILDTARGAMYKGMKDDEISFELNKQAAYMGELNFLDHDVALGGIYVTIRYKDPMLITDWLAPETREGKPLEEIEL, from the coding sequence ATGAAGGTCATCGCTTTCGTCGGCATGCCGGGCGCCGGTAAGACCGAGGCCTCCAATGTGGCCCGGGACCTGGGCATTCCGGTCGTCATCATGGGCGACGTGCTCCGGGAGGAGGTAAAGAACAGGGGCCTTGCCCCCACGGACGCGAACATCGGGGGCACCGCAAATCAGCTCAGGAAGGAAGAGGGAATGGACGCGATAGCGAAGCGGTGTATCCCTAAGATCGAGGCATATGAAGGTAAGGCGAATGCGGTGGTCGTGGACGGCATCAGGGGCATCGCCGAGGTGGAGACATTCAAGAAGGCTTTTGACGATAATTTTACCCTGGTGAAGATCGACGCCCCTTTTGAGCTGAGGCTTGAGAGGCTGTCCCGCCGCGGGCGCTCCGACGATATGGCGAGCGCCGAGGGCCTGAGGCAGCGGGACGAGAGGGAGCTGTCCTGGGGAATGGGGAAGGCGATCGAGGCGGCCGATAAGGAGGTCACGAACCTGGACCCCATCGAGCGGTTCCGGGATGAGATCCGCTCCATCCTCGTTAAGGAGGGCATTGAGACCACCGTCTCCGCTCTCGTGTTCCCGACGGAGCCAGAGGAGAAGGTCAGGCATGCCATCGGAAACATATTCCCTGACGCTAAGCTCCATCTTATCCAGCAGAAGGGGTACGTGGACAGGCTGGAGGGCAAGGCAGGCCTCGACCGCCTGCACGAGCTCTTGAGGGAGCAGAAGATCCTGGACACCGCCCGGGGCGCCATGTACAAGGGCATGAAGGACGATGAAATATCCTTTGAGCTGAACAAGCAGGCCGCCTACATGGGCGAGCTCAACTTCCTGGACCACGACGTGGCCCTTGGCGGCATCTACGTGACCATAAGATACAAAGACCCGATGCTCATCACAGACTGGCTTGCCCCCGAGACCCGGGAGGGGAAGCCCCTGGAGGAGATCGAGCTTTGA
- a CDS encoding MFS transporter, with product MAKPANFFISSAHYGGFKVPRRDVKTADNGFDKFRVFLLGLGHFTVDVYANLLPPLLPMFKQMYNLSYAATAGLTSVFAVTSTLIQPIFGYLADRYGKKWIAALGVAWISVLMCLLGIAPGYAAIVAIVAFAGVGSAMFHPQGAAMVPRVSGDHKGVGVSIFSAGGSIGYSVMPLIAVMIVGWFGLNSLPLLIFPGLIVSYMLYKYSPDMEEECRKNHIDLRQMLHDMGQVKAPLATLVTVVSLRAWVCSGMITFIPLYYALHFKGWTFMGYDLSLIAPGITLFIFLIANAIGGIIGGWASDKYGKKQVLVAAFFASLPFFYLAFTSPDFLVWPFIAIAGGFIYAAYPGTVLQAQEMLPRTQGMAGGLILGFANGVGGLLVLLTGVISDHFGIFNGVLSLIAIAVVMSFLSLAVPGDKALKAQVEAIEVPQAH from the coding sequence TTGGCTAAGCCGGCAAACTTTTTTATATCATCTGCCCATTATGGGGGATTCAAAGTACCACGAAGGGATGTTAAAACGGCGGATAATGGGTTCGACAAGTTCAGGGTATTTCTTCTGGGCCTGGGGCACTTTACGGTGGACGTCTACGCGAACCTGCTTCCGCCCCTCCTGCCCATGTTCAAGCAGATGTACAACCTGTCCTACGCCGCCACGGCAGGCCTGACCTCGGTCTTCGCCGTCACCTCCACGCTCATCCAGCCCATCTTCGGATATCTGGCAGATAGGTACGGCAAGAAGTGGATAGCCGCGCTGGGCGTGGCCTGGATATCCGTCCTGATGTGCCTGCTGGGCATCGCCCCCGGCTACGCGGCCATCGTGGCGATCGTCGCCTTCGCGGGCGTGGGCTCGGCCATGTTCCACCCACAGGGAGCGGCCATGGTGCCCAGGGTCAGCGGGGACCACAAGGGCGTGGGCGTGTCCATCTTCTCGGCGGGCGGAAGCATCGGGTACTCGGTCATGCCGTTAATCGCGGTGATGATCGTGGGCTGGTTCGGCTTGAACTCGTTACCGCTGCTCATCTTCCCCGGCCTCATCGTCTCGTACATGCTCTACAAATACTCCCCCGACATGGAGGAGGAATGCAGGAAGAACCACATCGACCTCCGCCAGATGCTGCACGACATGGGCCAGGTGAAGGCGCCCCTGGCGACGCTAGTGACCGTCGTGTCCCTGCGGGCCTGGGTGTGCTCGGGCATGATCACCTTCATACCGCTGTACTATGCATTGCATTTCAAGGGCTGGACCTTCATGGGCTATGACCTCTCGCTCATCGCCCCGGGCATCACGCTCTTTATATTTTTAATCGCCAACGCCATCGGCGGCATCATCGGCGGCTGGGCCTCGGATAAGTATGGCAAAAAGCAGGTGCTGGTCGCCGCGTTCTTCGCCTCGCTCCCGTTCTTCTACCTGGCCTTCACCAGCCCCGACTTCCTGGTCTGGCCGTTCATCGCCATCGCCGGCGGCTTCATCTATGCGGCCTACCCTGGCACGGTGCTCCAGGCGCAGGAAATGCTCCCCCGGACCCAGGGCATGGCCGGCGGCCTCATTTTAGGTTTCGCCAACGGCGTCGGGGGCCTCCTCGTGTTATTGACGGGCGTCATCTCGGACCACTTCGGGATATTTAACGGGGTACTATCGCTCATCGCCATCGCGGTTGTCATGTCGTTCCTCTCGCTGGCGGTGCCGGGGGATAAGGCGTTAAAAGCTCAGGTAGAGGCTATTGAAGTCCCTCAGGCTCACTGA
- a CDS encoding anaerobic ribonucleoside-triphosphate reductase activating protein produces MKLNLGDVIPTSTLDWPGKVVLVVFMWGCPLKCPYCSNSRFIEVPEDIQASDTETVNARVLEASRFVDGVIFSGGEPFMQPAALREMAEYVKGLGLLVGVHTNGAYPDRIEEMANADLLDAVFMDVKAPLEYEPYRAACGDMDRSLFEAIRRSLALCCELRRKGKIQLMEARTTVFQGISDRPDDIAKIALEAECADAYVVQQGRPEVAMDDRLKSSEAVHRNKLVELARAAREKSSVKVVKVRTHLYGDEIIKA; encoded by the coding sequence ATGAAGCTCAACCTCGGGGACGTCATTCCCACCTCGACGCTGGACTGGCCCGGCAAGGTCGTGCTGGTCGTGTTCATGTGGGGATGCCCGCTGAAGTGCCCTTATTGCTCCAACTCCCGCTTCATCGAGGTGCCCGAGGACATCCAGGCTTCGGACACCGAGACCGTCAACGCCAGGGTGCTTGAAGCGTCCCGCTTCGTCGACGGCGTGATCTTTTCTGGCGGCGAGCCGTTCATGCAGCCCGCCGCTCTCAGGGAGATGGCCGAATATGTAAAGGGGCTTGGCCTGCTCGTGGGCGTGCACACCAACGGCGCCTACCCGGACCGTATCGAGGAGATGGCGAATGCAGATCTGCTCGATGCAGTGTTCATGGACGTTAAGGCTCCTCTGGAGTATGAGCCTTACAGGGCGGCGTGCGGAGACATGGACAGGAGCCTCTTCGAGGCGATCAGGCGCTCGCTGGCGCTGTGCTGCGAGCTCCGCAGGAAAGGGAAGATACAGCTCATGGAGGCCCGGACCACCGTGTTCCAGGGCATCAGCGACAGGCCCGACGATATAGCGAAGATCGCCCTGGAGGCCGAGTGCGCGGACGCCTACGTGGTCCAGCAGGGCAGGCCAGAGGTCGCCATGGACGACAGGCTCAAGTCCTCCGAGGCAGTCCACCGGAATAAGCTGGTGGAGCTGGCCAGGGCAGCCAGAGAAAAAAGCAGTGTGAAAGTGGTAAAAGTAAGGACGCACCTGTACGGCGACGAAATAATAAAAGCTTAG
- a CDS encoding sugar phosphate isomerase/epimerase family protein, whose translation MGFSAYKLVTKPFDWAAGLEDMGFDGWEIVSEGQQKITKESLPGFMDIINSMDIEITVHGPFSDLNPASVNDAIRDETIRQIRQCVELSADFSRIVVVHPGILSPLGSQMPDEAWTRNVDALRELCKHAGEHGVTLCLENMPNIEKLLCRTPYEIFGMAESVGDGIGMTFDVGHSNTMRNTAEFLKEKAKFAHVHIHDNHGIKDEHLELGKGTVDWGRVLPELKDFKGMAVVEARSLEEGRRSLEFIRKREHHP comes from the coding sequence GTGGGCTTTTCGGCCTACAAGCTGGTCACGAAGCCCTTCGACTGGGCGGCGGGCCTCGAGGACATGGGGTTCGACGGCTGGGAGATCGTGAGCGAGGGCCAGCAGAAAATTACCAAAGAGAGCCTGCCCGGTTTCATGGATATCATCAACAGCATGGACATCGAGATCACGGTCCACGGGCCGTTCTCCGACCTGAACCCGGCGTCCGTGAATGACGCTATAAGGGACGAGACCATACGGCAGATCAGGCAGTGCGTGGAGCTTTCCGCCGACTTTTCAAGAATTGTCGTCGTTCACCCGGGCATCCTGTCGCCCCTCGGGAGCCAGATGCCCGACGAGGCGTGGACGAGGAACGTGGACGCCCTCAGGGAACTCTGCAAACACGCTGGAGAGCATGGCGTTACTTTGTGCCTGGAGAACATGCCGAACATTGAAAAGCTGTTATGCAGGACGCCCTATGAGATCTTCGGCATGGCCGAGTCCGTGGGCGACGGCATCGGCATGACGTTCGACGTTGGCCACTCCAACACCATGAGGAACACGGCCGAATTCTTAAAGGAGAAAGCGAAGTTCGCCCACGTCCACATCCACGATAATCACGGCATAAAGGACGAGCACCTGGAGCTGGGCAAGGGCACCGTCGACTGGGGCCGTGTGCTCCCGGAGCTGAAGGATTTCAAGGGCATGGCGGTCGTCGAGGCCCGGAGCCTGGAAGAAGGAAGGAGAAGCCTTGAGTTCATTAGAAAACGCGAGCACCACCCTTAA
- a CDS encoding nuclease-related domain-containing protein — MATLIGSSGAGDDLIRKLHEMGVSRSCTTIKEVMERRDAIDQVIALERERQERLLEKERRTLRSGMRKHALLDSLLFFNKNKKSREYLKRIDHLDKNKDAIIENNLLYLYREKDVLDRVTREYRSELKGYYGELLVMDTLERLGDEYYVLSDVRITREFGHKFDGKMLKSARVDHVVVSRKGVYCIETKNWNLRWKSEDRPTPGEQARRASYLLYRYLKYTCDIPRIRVMSIVLYTNTTVKGKEDFVRFLRYEDFPAYLEARQEILSDEEVSRVLECLGSRDIKFDDKLPESEKEVSKEGEATVELSLLEEVSGGETV, encoded by the coding sequence ATGGCAACTTTGATCGGTAGCAGCGGGGCCGGCGACGACCTCATCCGCAAGTTGCACGAAATGGGCGTATCGCGGAGCTGCACCACCATCAAAGAAGTGATGGAACGACGTGATGCCATAGACCAGGTCATAGCGCTGGAGAGGGAAAGGCAGGAGCGCCTCCTCGAGAAGGAGAGGAGGACGCTCAGGAGCGGCATGAGGAAGCATGCGCTGCTCGACTCGCTGCTGTTCTTCAACAAAAACAAGAAGAGCCGCGAGTACCTGAAGAGGATAGACCACCTTGATAAGAACAAGGACGCGATCATCGAGAACAACCTGCTTTACCTTTACCGCGAAAAGGACGTGCTAGACCGGGTGACGAGGGAGTACCGGAGCGAGCTGAAGGGCTATTACGGTGAGCTACTCGTCATGGACACGCTGGAGCGGCTCGGCGACGAGTACTACGTGCTGAGCGACGTGCGCATTACCCGCGAGTTCGGCCATAAGTTCGATGGAAAAATGCTGAAATCCGCCAGAGTTGACCATGTGGTTGTGAGCCGTAAGGGCGTCTACTGCATAGAAACAAAGAACTGGAATCTGCGGTGGAAGAGCGAAGACCGGCCCACCCCCGGCGAGCAGGCCCGGAGGGCCTCTTATTTGCTCTACAGGTACCTGAAATACACGTGCGACATCCCGCGAATACGGGTGATGAGCATCGTGCTGTACACGAACACTACCGTGAAGGGCAAGGAGGACTTCGTCCGGTTCCTGCGGTACGAGGACTTTCCCGCGTACCTCGAGGCCCGGCAGGAGATCCTGTCGGACGAGGAGGTATCGAGGGTTCTCGAGTGCCTGGGGAGCAGGGATATCAAGTTCGACGATAAGCTTCCCGAGTCTGAGAAAGAGGTTAGTAAAGAAGGGGAGGCAACTGTCGAGCTGAGCCTGCTCGAGGAAGTCTCTGGCGGAGAGACGGTGTGA
- the radB gene encoding DNA repair and recombination protein RadB translates to MAMSETLINRLPTGSKVLDGLLGGGFEAGTISQLFGEPASGKTNICLQLAVNTLRAGKRVVYIDTEGFSVERFQQIAGEDAQKLAQKLIHFKPTSFEEQYVAVKETEKIVGQNVGLIILDSATAFYRVELESRDSMLLKRELANQATILLGLARKYDIAVVITNQIYMDVDKEELRAVGGNMLEHISKVIVQLSRTGIGTRQAVLRKHRSMAEGQSAEFRITANGVE, encoded by the coding sequence ATGGCGATGAGCGAGACACTAATAAATCGGCTTCCCACGGGCTCGAAAGTGCTGGACGGCCTGCTGGGCGGGGGCTTCGAGGCCGGCACGATCTCCCAGTTATTCGGCGAGCCCGCGAGCGGGAAGACCAACATTTGCCTGCAATTAGCCGTCAATACCCTGAGGGCCGGCAAGCGGGTCGTGTACATCGATACCGAGGGCTTTTCCGTCGAGCGGTTCCAGCAGATCGCCGGCGAGGACGCCCAGAAGCTGGCCCAAAAACTCATCCACTTCAAGCCGACGAGCTTCGAGGAGCAGTACGTGGCCGTCAAGGAGACCGAGAAGATCGTCGGGCAGAATGTGGGCCTCATCATCCTTGATTCGGCAACGGCCTTCTACCGGGTGGAGCTGGAGAGCCGGGACAGCATGCTCTTAAAGCGAGAGCTGGCTAACCAGGCGACCATACTCCTGGGCCTGGCCCGGAAGTACGACATCGCCGTGGTCATCACTAATCAAATTTATATGGACGTCGACAAGGAGGAACTGCGCGCAGTGGGGGGCAACATGCTGGAGCACATCAGCAAGGTCATCGTCCAGCTGTCCCGCACCGGGATCGGCACCCGGCAGGCCGTGCTGCGGAAGCACCGGTCCATGGCCGAGGGGCAGAGCGCCGAGTTCAGGATCACGGCGAACGGCGTGGAATAA
- a CDS encoding MFS transporter, with the protein MSSLENASTTLKQVVVEKEKPKGAFDTFRILILAMGHLVNDSYSNIVPPLLPMLKAAYGLSYAASGMLTTVYTITSSIVQPLFGYYADKHGRRWLVALSTAWVAFFMSLIGVVSYLGLDSSGSYIVLLTLIALAGFGNAAYHPQGASMVPRVSGDHKGLGVSIFSAGGNLGYAITPLLVVPATALWGLKGTLVFLIPGFLMSLLLYRYAPEAPQTGAHLKVGELIRDITSVIKPLLVVTGIVVMRAWVFFGLITFLPLYFALRNEAPVTASVHLFVLLLFGAIGGLIGGAASDRYGRKFVIVTSLVITGPLLYLALSTSGLVEWALTAMAGAALLASFSPAVLIAQDLIPNNQGIASGLILGLAIGIGGLGVSVTGAFADAFGLTAAVYSLVLLPVMAMLFALALPGSIRPRLG; encoded by the coding sequence TTGAGTTCATTAGAAAACGCGAGCACCACCCTTAAGCAGGTCGTCGTCGAAAAAGAGAAGCCTAAGGGCGCCTTCGATACCTTTCGGATCTTGATTTTAGCGATGGGGCACCTGGTCAACGACAGCTACTCCAACATCGTCCCGCCGCTGCTCCCGATGCTGAAGGCGGCCTACGGCCTTTCTTATGCTGCGTCGGGCATGCTCACGACCGTCTATACCATCACGTCGAGCATTGTACAGCCCCTGTTCGGCTACTACGCCGATAAGCATGGCCGGCGGTGGCTCGTGGCGCTGAGCACGGCCTGGGTGGCCTTCTTCATGTCGCTCATCGGCGTGGTCTCTTATCTGGGCCTGGACAGCTCGGGCTCTTATATCGTTTTGTTAACTCTCATTGCCCTGGCCGGGTTCGGCAACGCCGCCTACCACCCGCAGGGCGCATCCATGGTCCCCCGGGTGAGCGGCGACCATAAGGGCCTGGGCGTGTCCATCTTCTCCGCGGGCGGGAATTTGGGGTACGCCATAACGCCGCTTCTGGTCGTGCCGGCCACGGCCCTGTGGGGCCTCAAGGGGACCCTCGTATTCCTCATCCCCGGCTTCCTCATGTCGCTGCTGCTGTACAGGTACGCGCCGGAGGCGCCTCAGACCGGGGCGCACCTCAAGGTAGGAGAACTAATCAGGGACATCACTTCGGTCATCAAGCCCCTCCTGGTGGTCACGGGCATCGTGGTCATGCGGGCCTGGGTCTTCTTCGGGCTCATCACGTTCTTACCCCTATACTTCGCCTTACGGAATGAGGCGCCGGTGACGGCGAGCGTGCACCTGTTCGTTCTCCTGCTCTTCGGCGCCATCGGCGGGCTCATCGGGGGCGCCGCGTCGGACAGGTACGGCCGCAAGTTCGTGATCGTGACGAGCCTCGTCATCACCGGGCCTCTGCTATATCTGGCCCTGTCCACGAGCGGCCTGGTCGAGTGGGCGCTCACGGCCATGGCCGGGGCGGCGCTCCTCGCGTCCTTCTCCCCGGCGGTGCTCATCGCCCAGGACCTGATACCCAATAACCAGGGCATTGCCTCGGGCCTCATCCTGGGCCTGGCCATCGGCATCGGCGGCCTGGGCGTCTCTGTCACCGGCGCCTTCGCGGACGCCTTCGGCCTCACGGCGGCGGTGTACTCGCTGGTCTTATTGCCCGTGATGGCCATGCTCTTTGCCCTGGCCCTTCCCGGCAGTATCAGGCCCAGGCTTGGCTAA
- a CDS encoding glycosyltransferase family 39 protein encodes MEHKGLRLSDRAFFLMSAFAYGVVAFGLAACAAWFLQNIWLIGDTKLFYRMAEVILGGGVPYVDFRDPKPPLIFFMLTLPAALGQQLYGGLLLVGLCNFLSAIVVMRIGWKLYGRLPGLVAGLLLLPNLALAEGFFILTEPFALLFILLSVYALLFMKNELLSGIFAGIAIGFKQYALLLVPLLLFYMLRQKELRRAPELLAGVVMPLLIIYGAIFLAYGPDAGASSLYWSFGVADEYLSSSYLGDIPAYKAEDPLVGLANLGLSAGLFIVLLAAAAAGVLLDRPLSPYDELFVLSATAFLATLAVRQYLHYWALALPFVILLCVRLYRKREDRPE; translated from the coding sequence ATGGAGCATAAAGGTCTTCGCCTGTCCGACAGGGCGTTCTTTCTCATGTCCGCCTTCGCCTACGGCGTTGTCGCTTTCGGGCTGGCCGCCTGCGCGGCCTGGTTCCTCCAGAATATCTGGCTGATCGGGGACACGAAGCTCTTCTACAGGATGGCGGAAGTGATCCTGGGCGGCGGCGTCCCCTACGTGGACTTCAGGGACCCTAAGCCCCCCCTCATCTTCTTCATGCTCACGCTGCCCGCGGCGCTGGGCCAGCAGCTTTACGGAGGCCTGTTGCTCGTGGGGCTGTGCAACTTCCTGAGCGCCATCGTGGTCATGCGCATCGGCTGGAAGCTCTACGGGAGGCTCCCGGGGCTCGTGGCGGGGCTGCTCCTGCTCCCGAACCTGGCGCTGGCCGAGGGCTTTTTCATCCTGACCGAGCCTTTCGCCCTTCTGTTCATACTATTATCCGTCTATGCCCTGCTTTTCATGAAGAACGAGCTGTTATCGGGCATCTTCGCCGGCATCGCCATCGGCTTCAAGCAGTACGCCCTCCTGCTGGTGCCGCTGCTGCTGTTCTACATGCTCAGGCAAAAAGAGCTCCGAAGGGCCCCTGAGCTGCTGGCGGGAGTCGTGATGCCGCTGCTCATCATATACGGTGCCATATTCCTGGCCTACGGCCCCGATGCCGGGGCGTCCTCGCTCTACTGGAGCTTCGGCGTGGCCGACGAGTATTTAAGCAGCAGCTACCTGGGGGACATCCCTGCTTACAAAGCGGAAGACCCGCTGGTGGGCCTTGCGAACCTGGGGCTCTCGGCCGGCTTGTTCATCGTGCTGCTGGCGGCGGCCGCGGCCGGCGTCCTTCTCGACCGGCCCCTGTCGCCGTACGACGAGCTCTTCGTGCTGTCCGCCACGGCCTTCCTGGCCACGCTTGCCGTGAGGCAATACCTTCACTACTGGGCGCTAGCCCTCCCCTTCGTCATCCTTCTATGCGTCAGGCTTTACCGGAAAAGGGAGGACAGGCCAGAATGA